A region of Zeugodacus cucurbitae isolate PBARC_wt_2022May chromosome 5, idZeuCucr1.2, whole genome shotgun sequence DNA encodes the following proteins:
- the LOC105215441 gene encoding uncharacterized protein LOC105215441 isoform X2 → MALHAHSINTVRSTTSLSNMINGNNNDLANGNNDRRHIVDILVGVVAVPVLILFALQLEKNLQNMTNSPWLVFVLGVGLLTVIMIIIGYVTHRLSVCCWTGPIDELGNRTDGRGIQYINTQNDILRIMDSLPPSYDTVVKHEIPPPPYDCVIVNMEQCKEQQAQQSVNTVATTSNSTTETGAKPTIATSAAVLHI, encoded by the exons ATGGCTTTGCACGCACACAGCATCAATACGGTGCGCTCCACCACCAGCTTGAGCAACATGATAAACGGTAACAACAATGATCTGGCCAATGGCAATAACGATCGCCGCCATATTGTTGATATActagttggtgttgttgcagtGCCAGTATTGATACTTTTCGCACTGCAATTGGAGAAGAATTTACAAAATATGACCAATAGTCCGTGGTTGGTATTCGTACTGGGTGTGGGTCTACTAACGGTGATCATGATCATTATCGGTTATGTGACGCATCGCTTGAGCGTCTGCTGTTGGACGGGACCGATCGATGAGTTGGGCAATCGCACGGATGGACGCGGTATACAATAT ATCAACACACAGAATGATATACTGCGCATTATGGATAGCCTGCCGCCCAGTTATGATACGGTGGTGAAGCATGAGATTCCACCGCCGCCCTACGATTGTGTCATTGTCAATATGGAGCAGTGTAAGGAACAACAAGCGCAACAGTCGGTGAACACCGTAGCTACCACAAGCAATTCGACCACGGAGACTGGTGCCAAACCGACAATCGCTACTAGCGCAGctgtattacatatttaa
- the LOC105215441 gene encoding uncharacterized protein LOC105215441 isoform X1 — MRISLPADLLTTAFETRMALHAHSINTVRSTTSLSNMINGNNNDLANGNNDRRHIVDILVGVVAVPVLILFALQLEKNLQNMTNSPWLVFVLGVGLLTVIMIIIGYVTHRLSVCCWTGPIDELGNRTDGRGIQYINTQNDILRIMDSLPPSYDTVVKHEIPPPPYDCVIVNMEQCKEQQAQQSVNTVATTSNSTTETGAKPTIATSAAVLHI, encoded by the exons ATGCGTATTAGTTTGCCCGCCGATCTGCTGACCACAGCATTTGAGACCAG AATGGCTTTGCACGCACACAGCATCAATACGGTGCGCTCCACCACCAGCTTGAGCAACATGATAAACGGTAACAACAATGATCTGGCCAATGGCAATAACGATCGCCGCCATATTGTTGATATActagttggtgttgttgcagtGCCAGTATTGATACTTTTCGCACTGCAATTGGAGAAGAATTTACAAAATATGACCAATAGTCCGTGGTTGGTATTCGTACTGGGTGTGGGTCTACTAACGGTGATCATGATCATTATCGGTTATGTGACGCATCGCTTGAGCGTCTGCTGTTGGACGGGACCGATCGATGAGTTGGGCAATCGCACGGATGGACGCGGTATACAATAT ATCAACACACAGAATGATATACTGCGCATTATGGATAGCCTGCCGCCCAGTTATGATACGGTGGTGAAGCATGAGATTCCACCGCCGCCCTACGATTGTGTCATTGTCAATATGGAGCAGTGTAAGGAACAACAAGCGCAACAGTCGGTGAACACCGTAGCTACCACAAGCAATTCGACCACGGAGACTGGTGCCAAACCGACAATCGCTACTAGCGCAGctgtattacatatttaa